A single Pseudanabaenaceae cyanobacterium SKYG29 DNA region contains:
- the thrC gene encoding threonine synthase has translation MTPSVQSVPIVSGGLCEANDCCLQHQWCGLICRYHRYLPVSERTPIVTLYEGNTPLIPMPRLSDRVGRQVQVFVKYDGLNPTGSFKDRGMTVAISKAKEAGAEAVICASTGNTSAAAAAYARRGGMRAFVLIPDGKVAVGKLGQALIYGAEVLAIRGNFDEALNLVRQMAEHYPVTLVNSVNPYRLQGQKTAAFEVVEALGDAPDWLCIPVGNAGNITAYWMGFSEYYGEGKCSKLPKMMGFQAAGAAPLVTGRVVEYPETIATAIRIGNPANWQKAMEVKSASGGAFHSVTDGEILQAYQLLAGEGVFCEPASAASVAGLLKVADQVPVGAKVVCVLTGNGLKDPDTAIDSAISQLHRGITPKLEAIAQVMGF, from the coding sequence ATGACCCCCTCTGTCCAGTCAGTCCCGATCGTCTCTGGCGGCTTGTGTGAAGCGAATGATTGTTGTCTGCAGCATCAGTGGTGTGGTTTGATCTGTCGCTACCATAGGTACCTGCCTGTATCAGAGCGTACTCCCATCGTCACCCTCTACGAGGGTAACACGCCTTTAATTCCTATGCCCAGATTGAGCGATCGTGTGGGGCGGCAGGTGCAGGTCTTCGTGAAATATGACGGTTTGAATCCGACGGGGAGCTTCAAGGACCGGGGGATGACGGTGGCTATATCCAAAGCCAAGGAAGCGGGGGCAGAGGCAGTCATCTGTGCTAGCACGGGGAATACGTCAGCCGCGGCGGCAGCTTATGCCAGGAGGGGGGGCATGAGAGCTTTTGTCTTGATTCCCGATGGCAAGGTAGCGGTGGGCAAGCTAGGGCAGGCGTTGATCTACGGGGCAGAGGTTTTGGCAATTAGGGGCAACTTTGACGAGGCGCTCAATCTGGTCAGGCAAATGGCAGAGCACTACCCCGTTACCCTGGTTAATTCTGTCAATCCTTACCGATTACAGGGGCAAAAAACGGCAGCCTTTGAAGTAGTTGAGGCGCTGGGGGATGCACCGGACTGGTTATGTATTCCCGTGGGGAATGCGGGCAATATCACTGCCTACTGGATGGGGTTTTCTGAGTATTACGGAGAAGGGAAGTGTAGCAAGTTGCCCAAAATGATGGGTTTTCAGGCGGCGGGAGCAGCTCCCCTCGTCACAGGTAGAGTGGTAGAGTATCCCGAAACGATCGCGACGGCTATTCGGATTGGCAACCCTGCTAATTGGCAGAAGGCAATGGAAGTAAAATCAGCCAGCGGGGGAGCATTCCACAGTGTTACGGATGGGGAAATTCTGCAGGCATATCAATTACTAGCGGGGGAGGGAGTATTCTGTGAGCCAGCTAGTGCTGCTAGTGTGGCGGGTTTATTGAAAGTGGCAGACCAGGTCCCAGTGGGGGCTAAGGTTGTCTGTGTACTGACGGGGAACGGTCTCAAGGACCCTGACACAGCTATTGACAGTGCCATCAGTCAACTGCATCGGGGAATTACCCCTAAACTAGAAGCAATTGCACAAGTGATGGGATTCTGA
- a CDS encoding cupin-like domain-containing protein, producing the protein MADGSVSTSRTLSPQWQAWIGQSLLLGNAPEQIVEFLVRRGLDRPAAQEEVANAANSPYTQAAVSFVKSLRKLESHMAIAAELNKLSVRSRRIDRVETITPGDFLEQYYATNTPLIMTGMMQNWSALQKWTPMYFAEKFGHVTVSVQTNRSTNPFYEIEMEKHRTEMPLRHYIDMILTAGKTNDFYMTANNGNLDRAEFDPLFEDMELFPGICRAERPQNTIFLWIGPRGTITPLHHDPCNLLMAQVYGRKKWYMISPFYTPKLYNYRGVYSAVDLTNPDYNTFPLFRDVQIIEEILYPGEVIFVPVGWWHFVEALDVSISVSMTHFVFPNAYNWQYP; encoded by the coding sequence ATGGCTCTGTCTCTACTTCCCGCACTTTGTCTCCCCAGTGGCAAGCCTGGATTGGACAGAGTCTCTTACTAGGCAACGCCCCTGAGCAGATTGTTGAGTTTTTAGTACGAAGGGGTCTGGACCGCCCTGCTGCTCAAGAGGAAGTCGCTAACGCTGCCAATAGCCCCTATACCCAAGCCGCTGTTAGTTTTGTCAAATCCCTGCGCAAGTTGGAGTCCCACATGGCTATTGCGGCTGAGCTAAACAAACTGTCAGTCAGGTCAAGGCGCATCGATCGGGTAGAGACCATTACCCCTGGCGATTTTCTAGAGCAATATTACGCTACTAATACTCCTTTAATCATGACGGGCATGATGCAGAACTGGTCAGCCCTACAGAAGTGGACACCTATGTATTTTGCCGAAAAATTTGGTCATGTGACAGTGTCGGTGCAGACAAATCGATCGACGAATCCCTTCTACGAAATAGAAATGGAAAAACACCGCACAGAAATGCCCCTGCGCCACTACATTGACATGATATTGACGGCGGGAAAAACCAACGACTTTTACATGACTGCTAACAACGGCAATCTCGATCGTGCGGAGTTTGATCCTCTATTTGAGGACATGGAATTATTTCCGGGCATATGTCGCGCGGAACGACCCCAGAACACTATCTTTCTCTGGATTGGGCCCAGGGGCACTATCACTCCCCTGCACCACGACCCCTGTAATTTGCTGATGGCACAGGTGTACGGACGTAAGAAATGGTACATGATTTCACCTTTCTATACTCCTAAACTGTACAACTACCGCGGTGTCTATAGTGCTGTTGATTTGACTAATCCTGATTACAACACCTTTCCCCTCTTCCGCGATGTCCAGATTATTGAAGAGATTCTCTATCCAGGAGAAGTGATCTTTGTCCCCGTAGGTTGGTGGCATTTTGTAGAAGCCCTTGATGTATCCATTTCCGTCTCCATGACCCACTTTGTCTTCCCTAATGCCTATAACTGGCAGTACCCTTAA